Part of the Diprion similis isolate iyDipSimi1 chromosome 10, iyDipSimi1.1, whole genome shotgun sequence genome, CTCAAAATGCTTATACAAATCATTGCTGcaaattttcggaatctttaaaatatttcccacCTTATCAaagatatttataataaaaaattttatttcaatatatgtacgtgccaaaaaaatttttatgcggTATTaccaatatttttaaaatgtatGAAGAAGTATTATCTAAATGCTGTAGGAATATTTGTCGTTAAGACTTCTGGCATTGTTAGTGttcttgaaacatttttaaggCATCAATGTAACGTAAACTCATCGAATGAGTACAATTTGTGTTTTCACCTAAAAAAATAGTGCTGTATAAATATGCCGCAGTCAatgtgaatataaaatttgcatGTCCATCGGAGTTACGTACACACATGAACCTTTGAATCACCTGGAGTCTAATCTCCGTCATAACATCCAGTGAGTGTGACAAGTACAGAACTATATCGAAGCGATTTTTTCTAAGAGCGGTATGAActgtaacaacaacaacaacacttTTACGATTACATACTTGAGTTTACTTACATTTAGCAACAGTTTGCGCGATCGCAATTAGTTGATGATTGAAGACGGGATCGTGAAAAATTGCAcggaataattataatgaggGAAATAAGGGAAccgagtgagaaaaaaatgatccgcTTCGTTATTTTGAGCTGTTCGATAGCTCTGTTAACCCTCGCGAAAACTTCCACAGGTTTGTGtttgttatataaaaattatcattcagAATTATCACCGTCGGATATTTGTGTGCcaaatttttgtagaaaaaatttaagaatatCCTAACAATCAATTAGTGAGTATATAAGTATGCGTATATTAGGGTCCTTCATTTGAGGTGTCTGTTTTTTTTGCTCCATTCACAGAATATCACTCTAAACAtctaaaaaagaattttcaccaaacatGAGCTCTCAATTTTAATTCTTAGTACTCgctaaatgaatttgaaattttctcatttattaaccacgtgaatttaaattttttatcttcacttATCTAGAGCAACGCGGCTCTTCACGATATTCAATTGGCAATAGGTAAAGGTATTGCATAAGAATCTTTGCTTTTTAAAAGCACGTATAGCCAATCTATGTTTTATGAACCGCTTTGCCAGTAAAAAATCTTAAAGCCGATTTTGGCTCcatggttttttttcatttatctcgTCAGCCACTAACTTGACAGCAAAATTGTATACATTGTATTGCATTCACAAAGGTATTGTAATCACCAGTTTTCATCTAGGGGCCTCGATATTGCATaaaaacagtctcacgatggctcattttactcctcattCTTTTCGCTTTGGCGGAAAGTCCCTCATATATGCACTTATTTGCCCCTGAAATTCGGGAAATGTGGACTTAGcgacacgtgtcaaaaaaccacacatttttCCGACAATTTTCGGGATATGAGTTGCCTTCCTCGATTGCGTTGCAAAAGAGTTACGCACCGTCGAAGTTTCGACccatttcgttcgtttgtttatttaccaTAGGGAGCAAACGGCTGGGTTCGCTcagtcggtaagggtaggactGCTATATCGCGTTCTATTTGACCAGAACTGCTTGACCGTCTGACGTGATAcaagcgatgaaaatcaaacTAAAGGATAGCACTTTATTTACAGATCTCATCTTCGTGGATTTGATTGTGCATCGTACATGCCTAAATTCGATAGAGACAGATGACACTTCGAAGTGCAGTATTCACGGGAAAAATGATAGCACGGCAACCGAATTACATTTAAAAGCTGAAACTGAACAGTATGCGAGTATGATTGTAATGGCAAAGACTATGATCGAAAGCTTACTGTCAGCTGCGATTTCCTTATTTCTCGGTCCTTGGAGCGACAAAGGTGGACGAAGACCTCTCTTACTGGGAGGATTCATCGGtgagttgtattttttttccaccagttTTCAGCAAATCCGATGACTCAACGTTTCAGGTAGTGATTAGTATAATATTATGATGGATAGTGGAGAGTTAAACTTTGCATGAAACAGCTGATCACGTTGATCTTGCTGGCATTAATATCGtgggaaaaaatcgtttccaaTCACAATGACATCCGACGAcgtattgttaatttttaggGGTTGAACACTCTTCGAATCTTATGAAATCATTAGAATTCTAATATTCGATGTGATGTGAAGCCCTAAAACCCctgaaatattatgaaattCTCAGGCATTCTTTGAAAACTTACGTAACCCTTTGAAATGTTATAGTAAAATGTTCTGACATCTtgtgaaattattcgaaatctgtgaaatcgaataaaaccCCTGAAGTTCTATGAAATCTTTTTGCAACCTTAGAGATCCTCTGAAATCACATGGAATTCTGTCAATTCTTCTGAAATCTATTGTTATCTTATAGACGAGGGATGGCTAACTTTATCAGATTCGAGATCTACTGTTCACTGTTCAAACGCTGTGTGATCTGTCGATCTCAAATCTTCGCCaaagaattgaatgaaatatttttcgacagAGTCGTGTATTTTTTGTTTGCCGTGTCTGTAAAATCATCTGAAATCTTCTAAATCTTCAAAATTATACGACGTTCACGAAATCCGATAAAAACTGTTTAAATCCATTGAAACCTTGCGAAATCCTGCAAAATTCTATACAATCTATAGTGCATAATACTTAAATAACTCTCCATTTCGCGAGCAACTACTCTACTAATGTAACTACGCTAGTCATCTAAACAAACGGTAGGCTCGAATCACAGTGCCATGCGGCAGATCTTTTCCGGCTAGCACCTTGAGTGGTCACATAAATTTTCGTTCTCGCAAACTGTACAATAAAGCGAGTCAAGTGCTCACAGACAAGCTTTATCAGAAAAATAACTCCTTggttaataatttatacaatacTACTTGTTCCTAAAATTCCAATTTATTTGCGGTGAAGTGTGTGTTAAATTCATTCATATACCCATGAGCAGATCATCAAGTGAATCTATCCTTCTTCTCGTAACAGCAGGTTTGCTGAAAATCCTAACCAAAACCTATTTAATTACTATGCATATAGAAATTTTGTgacataatataaaatattagaaaatctTAGAAATCACATAAAACCCTTGAAACTTTATGAGAGCTCATGTAATCTTTCAAAGGACTTGAAATCCGTTGAGACCgtatgaaatttatgaaatctcTGACATCttttaaatctttgaaaaaacatGGAATCCCTGACACCATGGAGTAAAAGTTTCGGAAATTATAACCGACGAATTCCATTGACTCTTATTGACTAAACTGATCGTCGGTTAATGTGTTAACACCAGATTCCAAGGTTGTATAATGTTCCGAAATTTTCACTGCACGGTGTCACGGATTTCATGTTTTCGTTACCTCCCAGATTGATTTCCTTGGAATTTACACGACCAATTGATTTTCGGGAAAATTTAAGAATACAGCATGTAGAATCGCGTGTTTAATCCAGGTTATACGGTGATGTTCACGATGCTCTCCTTGATGTGCGGTTGGGACATAAATCCTTGGTATATGATAATTCCCTCGATCCCGGGATTCATACCTGGAGGAGTGAGCACAGTATTATTGGCTGGAATGTGTTACATATCCGATTCAACCGAAGAAGAACAAAGAACGCCCCTAATGGCTTGGATGCAGGCTGCAGTTTTCAGTGGAACAATCTTGGGTACATTTGGAGGGCCTGTCGTATCAACAAACTGTGGCTACACAACTGTTTTCAGCATAGGCGCGATCTGCTGTGGATTGTCGACACTAGTAACTTACTTCGCTATTCCTGAATCGGTCAAGTCTGCGACTAAGGTGGGTTCACTAATTGTTTTACATATTGGTCCTGGACGGTCTTGGAGTATTGCAGAGTAACTCCGTTACCTCGTTTAAGAGGGAAATTGAGATTTTATGTGCCTACACTGGatacttcgaaaattttccaactacATTTCATGATCAGACTGACTCAAGGAATATTTATTCAGGTCATTCGATGTTGACGGAACTCTCAAACATACCTCTCCGTGCAATTACGCCATAAAACAGCACCTACAACATATTAATTGGAAACTGTGAAAGAGGACATTCCAAATGTATTGTATTTCCGCAGGAGTCACATTTACGTGGACTGTTCGACGTCTCCCTTGTGCAGAAGCTTGTTACTAGTTCCGTAGTTAAACGGGACGGTTTTCATCGCTCCGTCGCCTGGCTTGCGATATTCATCATCACTTGGAGCGCCTTGCTTTACGGAGGAAATATCAGCATAAACTTTCTGTTCATAAAAGCGTGTCTGGACTGGGATGTTGCACAATACTCTTACGCTACTGGCGTTGGTTATCTGCTGAACATCGCAGCCTTGTGTGGAGCTTCTCTATTCGGAACCAGATTAGGTGACAATTATTCCTCAAACCAGaacataaaattcattttgcaaCATCTCGCATCGACCGATGTCATTGGAATTCCAGGCATTTCGGACACAATGTTGGCCGCTCTAGGCCTCGTCTCGTGCTTCAGTTATTTACTTATGCAAGCTTTCGTGTGGACAGACTGGCACATGTATCTTGCAGTGTCAATTGGAATGTTCTCCGGAATTGTACCTCCAGTTATGCGATCCATCTTATCGAAATCAGTGCCTCCCGGTGATATTggtgaatttttcgtttctttggtGGATCAGGCTCGACGCTGAAACGGATGATATGTTTCCTGATTTTCAGGTACTGTGCTGTCGCTGACGGGGCTTTTGGAAACATTGAGTCCAATGGTCGGAGCACCGCTATTTGCGTTGATATTCTCCCATTACTTACCACCGATATATCCGTCGCCAGTTTACCTTGTTTCCGCTGCTGCGTCAGCGTTGTTGGTACTCTGCACAGCGTGCATCGAAGTATTAATGAGGAGGTCACGTAACGTGCAATCTTACACTGCCACCTCGCAAAAAGAGACGGAAGATCAGCATGATGACTCTAACACTATTGCACACACGACTTGCTCGGATATTGTGGTAACAAAATGAAACAGTGTTTacctgtaattaattatttcaagttttcattACTCTGGTTTACGTTAAATTACCTATTCAATGACTACTCATAGGGTTCAAACTGTTTTATTCGTGATATCacttttaacaataatatgtataagtaaCATGTTATCAtctccatttcttttttgcacAAAGCAAGTTTCATAAAATCGTGTTCCATTTTAAAACGAATAATCGGAAGGAGGACTTCTAAACTTCTATTCACCatcgaatattaatattaattttcatacagTTCGTACTAATCCAAAGATGAATTGCCTACCGTTTCAAACTTGCCGTACTGAATTCTAGAACTTCAAgttcgaaaatcaaataagCAGCGTGCAGCAGCCTCAAAAATTCCAGACTACAAATGTTGAGGCGGTACGGACTGGCTGTAAGGAGATTGGGCCACTATTTCGGAATTAAAAAActtgtaaataaaatcaaaactaGCACCCGCAACAACACTACAGGTACGACTTTTGTGCAACCTGAAGTAATTCTAAAATACTTCATCCGTCATTTCGGGTCTATcagttttaaattcaaaatattggcCTTTGATTTGGTATCAGTAATACAACAAAACCACAGATTCCTAATTTTCGAAACAATTGAGCCGGTTTTCCGAAATTCACTATTTCTTATTTTGGTATCTTTcgggggaaaagaaaaacattacaGGGTATGAAAAGACACAATCTTGATACCAACAGGTCAGTAATAAAACATACCCGTTCATTTACAACTAAACAGAGCTGTTACATGTAAGATCGGATGCAACCTTCGAAATGTTAGAaaacgataaatattttcgttgtCATTATACGTCAAGAACAACTACAGACTTGCAGGAAGGAGATCCATGCAAACATCGGTTGGAAAAAACCACGAGTGGCTTTGAACGTGGTGCAGACATTTGGAATTGGAGGTGTCGTTTTATTCTGATGGCAACTGTGACAATTGTTTATGTAAACACGCTGTGTGGAAACAAATGCTCGCAATTTGACGAGGTGCCAGCTCGTCACTTGAGTAAAATAATTCAGAGAGAGGCAAAATTATACCGTTTATGGAGTCAACAATGTATTTAATTCAGCGCCGTAACAATGGATTCTGGTGCTCGGGGTTAGTCGAAAAGCCAGCGCCCCCattctgaaaatgaatttttcggaACTCCACCGTTGCAAAATTGTCAAATACCAATTTTATTCCGAATGGATTGAATAGCTGGATTCAACAAACGTCAGTGTCCAGTAAAAGAACGCAAATACTTTTGTATTAGTTTTAACTTACTAGAACTGCGTTCGCAAGAAGCCACGGGAACTGGCttggttaaaaatattctcaagaCAACTTGGACGTCGTCATGTGCCGCTGTAAGTTACCATTTATGAATCAAATTTAGCAAGTccagatgtttttttttttgttgcatttgGGACTTTGTTACGTCAGGGACTACTGAAATAGCTTTACACTCAAAGCTATGGATCTTCGAAATGATTTCCCCTCAATCTGTGTCCCTGTTACATATCATAATGCAATCAACCGCATGTTTCTGTGAAACTTTCACATTCATTTTGGATAAAGAATCTCCgctcaaaaaatcaaaatcatcaGATACGTCATTTAACACCTCAAAACGTGTTTCTATCTGCGATGCTATTACATCTACGTCTTCATTTTCGTTCTACTGCAAGATTTTCACGAGATGAAAACAAGTGAGGAGAATTACATTCTAAAAACTTCAACAcgtacagaaataaaaaatttatttgcacaATGAGGCGCTGCGACCTTGCAACTGTGTCAGCTGTATTATTTCGGTTTGCTGCGTTTGTCTGAAAAGCAAATAAATTCTTAGGAAGTTGTCGTTGTTATGGTTTTACCACATTTCTTTCGGAGACCACCTAGGATCACTATTTGCCTTCAGCGTAATCTTTAGAGACGTAATCAATGTATTCGACCGTTGTGTTGATCTTGTAACGCCCAAAACGCATCAGGCGTTACCATACCTGCATATTCCCTGTACATATACGATACACTCTACTCAAAACCAGCAGATACAAGGCTCTAAGTGCATTCGAGTGCAATATAAGAGACCCCCCGCATAAGCGCATAGgctaaatattaaattaaattaaaataagacAAGCATGAGAAGCCGAGAATACGACCAAAATCGCGACAGAATAGATTCAGTCAAATCGGAGCAAACAAGTCGAAAAAATAGTAGCTATAGCACATCTTGAGCTAAATTTAGACTACCGGCAAAGAGGAGAAACCGCTGGAAAGAGTATATAAACAGACGCCGGCAGCACGGTAGCAGGCTTTGTTCTCGCATTCTCTTTTGGAAGTGCAGATCCGCCGACAGTCTTAATCTACCTCAAGCCTTTGTGCCAAACAATCAGCTGAGACTATTCAGCTGATTCCGTCACATATCaaattcttctcttctcttcaaaGACTGACATGTATTCCGACTGCTTCTCTTGCAAAGATAAATCTACAATTCTAAATCTAcaataataatgtacaaaactAGATCAATCTACGAAAAGCAGatatttaatttctattatCCTTGTGACATTTTTTCTCGGTAGTTGGCGTCGATATAACGCCATACGCatttataattcatttatattaatttataacatTATTGAGCTTGGTCGTTGGTGCCGATATTAGGccacatttaattttaattacgatTCAtcactttattattttcttaatgattatttctatactattttgttatttctttgACTTACATTTACATATATTGTTTACCTACCGCCACAGCGCGGGCAATTTGACACCGATCAAATGTATCGAATGGACCAATACGAGGTacgaattttacaaattcatcAACATTCGGCAAATGCTGTAGTTGGACATTATTCATGCTTGTTGACATAACCTTTAGATTCACGtagaatttttcttgttacTGGAACgacgtagaaaatttttcaataccatAATGAAatgtttgttgaaaaaataaaatcggatGAATATATTCGATTGCTGTCATGACGTGATTTACGTTAATTGATTGGAAgctaaattttcatgaaaagttTTACCACAGGCTCAGTACGGGGCTAAAACCGCCGTCAATGTTGCCAACTGCGCCCCAGCTTCCAATCCCAGTATTGAGTCATTGCTGGTCATCAGCTGGCATGATAAGGTAGATCCTACGCTTGAAATCTAGATCTGGGCCAGTATTGTTGATCAGCACTGAGCCAACATGTCTTACCGTTAACCAGCCAGTATCGCTGGCCATCGCTACGCTAGTATTGTTTTTTAGATCAAAATTATACTTGATGgtcaatgaaaatcaaaacatAATTTATGCGTCCGCTACTGGTACTAGACCGGCCCTCAACCGACAAAGCAGAGCACCGCTTACCC contains:
- the LOC124411383 gene encoding proton-coupled folate transporter-like; amino-acid sequence: MSIGVTYTHEPLNHLESNLRHNIQRDREKLHGIIIMREIREPSEKKMIRFVILSCSIALLTLAKTSTDLIFVDLIVHRTCLNSIETDDTSKCSIHGKNDSTATELHLKAETEQYASMIVMAKTMIESLLSAAISLFLGPWSDKGGRRPLLLGGFIGYTVMFTMLSLMCGWDINPWYMIIPSIPGFIPGGVSTVLLAGMCYISDSTEEEQRTPLMAWMQAAVFSGTILGTFGGPVVSTNCGYTTVFSIGAICCGLSTLVTYFAIPESVKSATKESHLRGLFDVSLVQKLVTSSVVKRDGFHRSVAWLAIFIITWSALLYGGNISINFLFIKACLDWDVAQYSYATGVGYLLNIAALCGASLFGTRLGISDTMLAALGLVSCFSYLLMQAFVWTDWHMYLAVSIGMFSGIVPPVMRSILSKSVPPGDIGTVLSLTGLLETLSPMVGAPLFALIFSHYLPPIYPSPVYLVSAAASALLVLCTACIEVLMRRSRNVQSYTATSQKETEDQHDDSNTIAHTTCSDIVLNFHEKFYHRLSTGLKPPSMLPTAPQLPIPVLSHCWSSAGMISSISTTIMVVSLLMSLEIWISISSVSDTETQFGYWVWPGAGLFDSIGGKNMNQCAA